The Corynebacterium freiburgense region GCTGGTGGATGTATGAACTGCATCAACATTGCTTAGAGTTTCGGGCGCAGCGTCCATGGTTGGAATTTGCGAAAACTCAACAAGTGCACCTGACCAATACTGAATATATTTACGAGGTCATTGGTCCCCAAGGGGAACGCCTTGAAGTGCGCTTGTATCTTGATACCGCCTCAGCGCAAGTTTTTGAACAAGGTGAGGAGGTTTTAAGTATCCATGCTCCGCAATAACAACTAGTTGCACGAATCAGTATTGTTATTGCGTTATCTCCAGCTTGGCAGCCACATGAGTTGGTCGTACCAGGCATTGGGGATTTGGAAGCCGTAGAGAATGGGGGAGAAGTAAATGAATTGGCCAACGATGAGTGCCGCATATGCGGCGGCGGCCCATTTGCCTTTGGGACCACTGCGGGCTGCGAGTCCCAATGCCCAGGCAAGTAACACGATAGTAAATGGTGCAAGGGCTACCGCATAGAAGAAGTACATTTGGCGGTCGTAGGCGAGTACCCATGGGACAAACCCTGCTAGAAAGGCGATGATTGGTATGCTCATGAGCCGTTCACGGTGAATAAAAAATCGCCAGGTTGCCCAGCACAATAGTGGCACAGTAAGCCACCAGATTGCGGGTGTGCCAAATAGATATATGGCGGTTCGACATTCGGTGTCGCCACAGGGGGTGTCGGTGGCGGATAGATAAAGCACGGGGCGGCTTGCCACCAGCCATGACCATGGTTTTGATTCCCATGGGTGGTTATTGCCACTGGATGTGGTGAGTGAGGCGTGGAATGTGAGTACAGATTGGTGGTAATGAATCCAACCGGCGAGTGCTTCAGGCAGCAACATAAGTGGCGAGTCTTCCGGTATGGTTCCGTCGCTGGCGGCATGTCGGTATACGCCGGTTTCGGAGGCAAACCAGGCGCGCCAACTCCATATATAAAGGGCGATTGGCAGTAAGACGATTGATGCAAATGCCGGGAAGGCATCGAATGTAAGAGTATTGGCTAGGCCTTTGCGTTGGTGTTGGCGCCGCAGCATCCAGTCAAGTGCCACGCATAGAACACCGAAAAAGGCCATGTAGTAGAGCCCGGACCACTTTACAGAGAGCGCACATCCAAGGCTTATGCCCATGGCGAACCGCCACCACCGCCACCCGAATTTGAATTTTTCAGTGGGGGTGTGGGGCTGCCATGCTTCGATGTGATGTTTCATTTGTTGGTGGTCACGGACCAAGCAATATGTTGCCGCAACAATAAAGAAGACTTGGAAAATATCCAGCATGCCGAATCGTGATGAAACCAGCAGCACACCATCACAGGTTGCAATAATCCCAGCAAGCAGCCCAATAGTGGAGGAATGTGTAAGGCGCTTTGCCAGTCCCATAATGAGCAGTACAGTAAGGGTGCCAAAAAGTGCTGTCATGACCCGCCAGCCAAGAGGGGTGTATCCGAAAATAAATTCCCCTATAGCAATAAGCTGTTTTGCCAGTGGTGGGTGGACAACCAGTCCGAAGCCAGGGTTTGATTCGATGCCGCCAGTAATTGGATCGGTGGCGGTTACTACCATGTCCCATGCTTGTGGCACATAGTGCTTTTCATCGAAAACAGGGGTATTGCTGCTGGTTGCTTGCCCAAGTCCGATAAAACGTGTGGCAAATGCGAGGACCCCTACAATCAGCGAGGCGAGAAGCTCGTTATATGCTTGCTTCCGCTTGCGGCGAGTTCGGGGTGCACTGCGGGCGCGGCGGGTGCGTTGCTGGCTGTCAATCACTCTGTTGATTGTAGGGTGTGGTGCATGAACACTCATCTTCAAACACACCTTGAGCCGCTTCCGCGGGGCATTATTATTGCCGCGACGCCCCTTGGAAATATTCACGATGCCTCGCCTCGCCTGCGTCAAGCTTTGGCGGAAGCGAACGTGATTGCGGCCGAGGATACGCGCCGAACGCGGAATTTGGCGTCGGCTTTGGGGGTGGAGATTACCGGCCGCGTTGTTTCAAATTTTGACCACAATGAACAATCACGCATCACGCAGCTTCTGGAGGCAGCAACCTCCGGGACCGTCGTTATTGTTACTGATGCTGGCATGCCCAGCGTTTCCGACCCCGGTTTTGCGCTTATCGACGCCGCGCACGCACAGGGCGTGCCAGTTACGTGCTTCCCGGGCCCATCCGCCGTACCCACGGCGCTTGCGCTTTCCGGGTTACCTGTAGGCCGGTTTTGCTTTGAGGGGTTTGCACCCCGTAAAGATGGGGCGCGCCGCGGATGGTTGGAATCATTACGCTCCGAACAACGAGCCGTCTGTTTTTTCGAATCCCCACATAGGCTGGTCGATACTCTTGAACAGGCAGTAGAAATCTTGGGGCCCAATCGCCGAGCGGCCATTGCCCGTGAGCTCACAAAAATGTTTGAAGAAGTTCGGCGAGGTTCGCTAGCAGAATTATTGGTATGGGCTCGTGATGGAGTAAAAGGCGAGATAACCGTTGTCCTTGAGGGGGCTACCGGACCTGTAGTGGATATTGAGTCTCTTCTTTTTGAAGTAGCTGATCGAGTGGCTGCAGGGGAACGCTTAAAGGCTGTGTGCTCGGAGTTAGCGGCGCGACACGGAGTGAGCAAGAAGGAGCTATATGACGCGTATGTAGCCGCTCGATACTAAATTGTTATAGTTTTGTGATCGTGTGATGCAAAAGGTGTAAATATACTGGCACCTTCTTGCGTTACGAATGGGTAACATCAACATGTTTTGGTGGCAGATATGAAGCGTGCAGCTTGAAATCTGCTGGTAGGGGCCTTCAAGCTGGAGGCATGACTACCTCTGAAACAACCCATGTAGACGGGAGCCAAGCAGGCGCCGGGCCTGCCGCGGCGTCGACAAGCGAAATGTCGGCGACGCAGCAGCTCGCCGCGATGCTTGATAATCCCGTCACCCATCTTCCTGAAGAGCCAGAAGTGGTGCTTGAGGGTGAATCCAGCGAAGCCGGCATAAATTGGCTGGTGGTAATACCCGCAATGGCTGTAGTAGCAGCTATTGTTGTTTGGGGTTTAAGCTGGCCAGAGGCGTTTTCGGAGTTTGCCTCGGGTGCGCTTGCCTTTATTGTGCAGAACTTTGGCTGGGCCTTTGTGCTGTTCGGCACCGTGTTCGTTTTTTACATTGTTGCAATCGCGGCCAGTAGATTCGGGCACATTAGATTAGGCAGAGACGACGAAGCCCCAGAATTTTCCACCTTCTCCTGGATCGCAATGATGTTCGCGGCCGGGATGGGTATTGGTTTGATGTTTTACGGCACCACGGAACCCCTCACGTTCTACCGCAATGGTGTGCCGGAGCACCAGCCCAATGAAGTTGGCATGGCATTTGCGTCTACACTCTTCCACTGGACGCTTCATCCATGGGCAATCTATGCAATCGTCGGACTTTCCATTGCTTACTCCACCTTCCGAATTGGCCGAAAGCAGCTTTTAAGCTCCGCGTTTATTCCACTCATTGGGCCCCGTGCGGCCGATGGGATCACCGGCCGCTTTATCGACGCCTTCGCCGTCATTGCAACCGTATTCGGTACTGCCGCTTCACTTGGCTTGGGTGCACTTCAAATCGGTGCTGGTCTTGATCGCACAGGCTTAGTGAGCAATCCCTCCATCCGCACACTGGTTGTGATTGTAGGCATCCTGACCTTGGCTTTTATCTTTTCCGCCATGTCCGGAGTAGGTCGAGGAATTCAATATATCTCCAACGCCAATATGGTGCTTGCTGCAGTCTTGGCCATCTTTGTATTTGTTATGGGGCCTACAGTTGCATTGCTCAATATGGTGCCCACAGCGGTTGGCAACTACCTCCAAAACTTCTTTGAAATGGCAGCCCGTACCGCCGACTCAGCAGACGGTACCGCAGGGCCATGGCTCGCTAGCTGGACCATTTTCTACTGGGCCTGGTGGATTTCCTGGAGCCCATTCGTAGGCATGTTCCTTGCCCGTATTTCCCGTGGACGCACAATCCGTGAATTCGTTGTAGGCGTTATGGTTGTACCCGCAGCTGT contains the following coding sequences:
- the rsmI gene encoding 16S rRNA (cytidine(1402)-2'-O)-methyltransferase, which produces MNTHLQTHLEPLPRGIIIAATPLGNIHDASPRLRQALAEANVIAAEDTRRTRNLASALGVEITGRVVSNFDHNEQSRITQLLEAATSGTVVIVTDAGMPSVSDPGFALIDAAHAQGVPVTCFPGPSAVPTALALSGLPVGRFCFEGFAPRKDGARRGWLESLRSEQRAVCFFESPHRLVDTLEQAVEILGPNRRAAIARELTKMFEEVRRGSLAELLVWARDGVKGEITVVLEGATGPVVDIESLLFEVADRVAAGERLKAVCSELAARHGVSKKELYDAYVAARY
- a CDS encoding BCCT family transporter — protein: MTTSETTHVDGSQAGAGPAAASTSEMSATQQLAAMLDNPVTHLPEEPEVVLEGESSEAGINWLVVIPAMAVVAAIVVWGLSWPEAFSEFASGALAFIVQNFGWAFVLFGTVFVFYIVAIAASRFGHIRLGRDDEAPEFSTFSWIAMMFAAGMGIGLMFYGTTEPLTFYRNGVPEHQPNEVGMAFASTLFHWTLHPWAIYAIVGLSIAYSTFRIGRKQLLSSAFIPLIGPRAADGITGRFIDAFAVIATVFGTAASLGLGALQIGAGLDRTGLVSNPSIRTLVVIVGILTLAFIFSAMSGVGRGIQYISNANMVLAAVLAIFVFVMGPTVALLNMVPTAVGNYLQNFFEMAARTADSADGTAGPWLASWTIFYWAWWISWSPFVGMFLARISRGRTIREFVVGVMVVPAAVSVVWFAIFGGTAIHLEQENKSIWGEGDAKRQLFDLLYSLPGGWIAAIVAMILLATFFITSADSAATVMGSMSQHGRLDADRWVVAVWGLLTAAIGITLLVSGGGDSLSNLQSVTIIAASPFLLVIIGLMVALARGLSDDPLYLDHKSQQKWAMKLARERRIHAEHEARRKAAAARKARLHNHQPRRKKPGGKAAGKAAPKTESRNITEHPTPKTVGTGAGAQKTK
- a CDS encoding dolichyl-phosphate-mannose--protein mannosyltransferase, with translation MSVHAPHPTINRVIDSQQRTRRARSAPRTRRKRKQAYNELLASLIVGVLAFATRFIGLGQATSSNTPVFDEKHYVPQAWDMVVTATDPITGGIESNPGFGLVVHPPLAKQLIAIGEFIFGYTPLGWRVMTALFGTLTVLLIMGLAKRLTHSSTIGLLAGIIATCDGVLLVSSRFGMLDIFQVFFIVAATYCLVRDHQQMKHHIEAWQPHTPTEKFKFGWRWWRFAMGISLGCALSVKWSGLYYMAFFGVLCVALDWMLRRQHQRKGLANTLTFDAFPAFASIVLLPIALYIWSWRAWFASETGVYRHAASDGTIPEDSPLMLLPEALAGWIHYHQSVLTFHASLTTSSGNNHPWESKPWSWLVASRPVLYLSATDTPCGDTECRTAIYLFGTPAIWWLTVPLLCWATWRFFIHRERLMSIPIIAFLAGFVPWVLAYDRQMYFFYAVALAPFTIVLLAWALGLAARSGPKGKWAAAAYAALIVGQFIYFSPILYGFQIPNAWYDQLMWLPSWR